The DNA window AGAACGGCTCAAAGATATGCGCCAGGTCCGCTTCCGCAATGCCGGACCCTTCGTCGGCGACCACCACCGTCGCCGTCTCCTGCGGAGCCTCGCCTGGCGTGGAAGGACAGACGGCCTGCTCCCGGGAAACGGTCAGCGTGACCTGCCCGCCCTGGGGCATTGCCTGGATGGCGTTGACGACCAGGTTAGTCAGCACCTGCAGAATCTGGCCCGAGTCGACCTGGACGGGCAGCGGCGGATCGTCGCCGACAATCGACAGCTGCACGTTCTGCCGGCCGGCCAGCGACTGCAGCAAACGGGTCGTCTGGCGGACCAGGTCGCACAGATCGACGGCCGTCCGCTGCGGCGTATTGCGACGGGCAAAGTCCAGCAACTGGCGGATCACGGTCGTAATGCGTTCCGTCTCCGAGCGGATCACGCCAGCGCTCGCGTGGATCTCCTCCGCGCTCAGCTTGCCCGAGGCGATCAGGCCGGCGCGGCCCGAAACAACATTCAAAGGGGTGCCCATCTCATGGGCGATGCCGGCGGCCAGGCGCCCTACCGTTTTCAGCCGGTCGGCGTGCCGCAGCTGTTCCCTCGTCGCCAGGCGAGCGGCCGATTCCTGCTGCAGCAGGTCCCGCTGCTGGTCGAGCTTTTCGCACATCGCATTCAGGGCGGAAGCCAGCTGGCCCAGCTCGTCGCTGGAGGAAAGGGTCAGCGGCCCGGTCAGATCGCCTTCGCCGATGCGGCGCGTTTTGTCGATCAGCTGCTGCAGGGGACGTCCGATCATCCGCACGCCGGACAGCACCACGACCACGACGCTCAGCAGGCCCATGCCGACCAGCAGCAACAGCGTGGAGAACATCGTCTCCCGGTTGCGCTGGTCCACCGCCGCCAGCGGCGCCGAAAACTGCAGGGCGCCCTGCCCTGGCGGCAAGGTCTGCAACGCGTAGTAGGTATGCAGCACCCGCTTCCCGTCGGTGTGCGTTTCAAAGGAGAGCATCTCGCCGGCCTGGATCTGGGCGGCCTGGGCGGCGCCGTTATCTTCGCCTTCATCACTGCCGGATCCTTCGTCGGGCATGGTCGCGGTGGGGTCGAAGCGGATCCACTGCACCTGCATGGCGTGGGTCGCGGCCGGATGCTCCTTGAGAATCTCGGCGACCTTGTCGCTGGCCCCTTGCTGGAGCGCGCGGGCCAGCACCCCTTCGACCTGGCCGGCGTATTGCCGGGCGGCCATCTCCTGTTCGCGGCGGAACAGGTCGCGTTCATGCCGCACCGCGGCCACGCCATAGGCGACCGTCAGCGCCATGACCGCCAGCAGAAAAACGGCAATTACTTTGGCGGCGAGTTTCATGCGTTCTCTTGAATTCCTGGCAGACGAAGTCCCAAACGATCAGCGGGCAGTTACGGCGTGCGGCTGGCCGGGTCCTGGCCGTAGTAGTCCCGCATAATCCCGTACAGTTCCGGGTGACGTTTCGACATCTCGCGTGAGCGCTCAAAAAAGCACTCGCTGGCGACGGCGAAGAACTCGGCCAGGTTGGTCGTGCCATAACAGTCGAGCAGCGGCCGCCGGCGATGGCGACAGTCGTCTTCCAGCTGGGCGAATTCCTTGTCGACCACCTCGCGCCATTGTTTCACCCGGTCCGCCGTCGGCAAAGGCGGCATGCCATCGACATCGCGGCCGTTCAGCATATCCAGTTGATGGGCGAACTCATGAATCACCAGGTTCGAGCCGTCGCCTGATCGCTGGCCGCCTGACAAAGCGTCGGCCCAGGACAGAATGACGGGCCCCCGATACCAGGCTTCCCCTTCCCGGTGCGAGTCGCCTTCGGTCACCACGCCGGCCCGGGTAATGCTCTGGCCGGGCGCCACGTAGGCGCTGGGATAGACCAGGATCGACAGCACCCGATCGAAGTATTCGTTCTCAAACGCGAGCACCAGCAAGCAGGCCTGGGCGGCGATGGTGGCTTTCATTTCGTCGGTCAGGACGAGTCCGCCGCAGCCTTCCCAGTTTTTCTCGGCGATAAACACCTGGATATCGTCCTGCAGCTTGGCCTGTTCCTGCGGGGTCAGATGCCCATACGCCTGGACGTTCTTTTCAATGTAGCCCCGCCATGCTTCCGGGAACGGACGCTGGCGGAGCTTTT is part of the Lignipirellula cremea genome and encodes:
- a CDS encoding sensor histidine kinase is translated as MKLAAKVIAVFLLAVMALTVAYGVAAVRHERDLFRREQEMAARQYAGQVEGVLARALQQGASDKVAEILKEHPAATHAMQVQWIRFDPTATMPDEGSGSDEGEDNGAAQAAQIQAGEMLSFETHTDGKRVLHTYYALQTLPPGQGALQFSAPLAAVDQRNRETMFSTLLLLVGMGLLSVVVVVLSGVRMIGRPLQQLIDKTRRIGEGDLTGPLTLSSSDELGQLASALNAMCEKLDQQRDLLQQESAARLATREQLRHADRLKTVGRLAAGIAHEMGTPLNVVSGRAGLIASGKLSAEEIHASAGVIRSETERITTVIRQLLDFARRNTPQRTAVDLCDLVRQTTRLLQSLAGRQNVQLSIVGDDPPLPVQVDSGQILQVLTNLVVNAIQAMPQGGQVTLTVSREQAVCPSTPGEAPQETATVVVADEGSGIAEADLAHIFEPFFTTKDVGQGTGLGLSIVHGIVEEHGGWIEVASTPAGSRFTLRLPLETDSSPKAP
- a CDS encoding M90 family metallopeptidase yields the protein MIFQWLANRRRKKLRQRPFPEAWRGYIEKNVQAYGHLTPQEQAKLQDDIQVFIAEKNWEGCGGLVLTDEMKATIAAQACLLVLAFENEYFDRVLSILVYPSAYVAPGQSITRAGVVTEGDSHREGEAWYRGPVILSWADALSGGQRSGDGSNLVIHEFAHQLDMLNGRDVDGMPPLPTADRVKQWREVVDKEFAQLEDDCRHRRRPLLDCYGTTNLAEFFAVASECFFERSREMSKRHPELYGIMRDYYGQDPASRTP